In a genomic window of Roseiflexus castenholzii DSM 13941:
- a CDS encoding type II secretion system F family protein, which translates to MPISADLTRFIAPAAIFVVILAVFALLARRSAGNASYEERLTQFAGRRTDQLQRSAKDQLREIDKVVARGKRGSETQRNLARADLKLTVTEFYAIKLLAAAVGAAVGAFIGRASWEAQLLSGIVGFALFSFFPDLYVGYAAKQRVTKFNAQLGDTINMLANSLRSGYSLLQSMELVSREAPEPTASEYRRVVQEVGLGLRTEDALDNLLKRVPSEDLDLLITAVKIQMESGGNLAQILDTIGHTIRERIRIKGEIAVLTAQGRISAYVITGLPIGLAIFITVINPNYMSPMFSFGMPPEHWCCLPVAGIVMIVIGFFAIMKIVDIEV; encoded by the coding sequence ATGCCGATCTCTGCGGACCTGACCCGATTCATTGCGCCTGCCGCCATTTTCGTGGTTATTCTGGCGGTCTTTGCGCTGTTGGCGCGCCGCAGCGCCGGTAATGCCAGTTATGAGGAACGTCTGACCCAGTTTGCCGGGCGACGCACCGATCAACTTCAGCGCTCCGCCAAGGATCAGTTGCGCGAGATCGATAAGGTCGTGGCGCGCGGCAAGCGCGGCAGCGAGACGCAGCGCAACCTGGCGCGCGCCGACCTGAAATTGACGGTGACAGAGTTCTATGCCATCAAACTTCTTGCTGCCGCCGTCGGCGCTGCGGTTGGGGCATTCATCGGGCGCGCCAGTTGGGAGGCGCAACTGCTGTCCGGAATCGTCGGTTTTGCGCTTTTCTCGTTCTTTCCCGATCTCTACGTCGGGTATGCCGCTAAACAGCGGGTCACGAAATTTAATGCCCAACTCGGCGATACGATCAATATGCTGGCGAATTCACTGCGGTCGGGGTATAGTCTGCTTCAGTCGATGGAACTGGTCAGCCGTGAAGCGCCGGAACCGACCGCTTCGGAGTACCGGCGCGTAGTCCAGGAGGTCGGTTTGGGGTTGCGCACCGAAGATGCGCTCGATAATCTGCTCAAGCGCGTGCCGTCGGAAGACCTCGATCTGTTGATCACGGCGGTCAAAATCCAGATGGAGTCTGGCGGTAACCTGGCGCAAATCCTCGACACGATTGGACATACCATCCGCGAACGAATTCGCATCAAAGGCGAAATTGCAGTGTTGACGGCGCAGGGGCGCATTTCGGCATATGTCATCACCGGCTTGCCAATCGGTCTGGCGATTTTCATCACGGTGATCAACCCGAACTATATGTCGCCCATGTTTTCGTTTGGCATGCCGCCTGAACACTGGTGCTGCCTGCCGGTCGCCGGGATTGTGATGATTGTGATCGGTTTCTTTGCGATTATGAAGATTGTCGATATCGAGGTGTGA
- a CDS encoding AAA family ATPase, whose amino-acid sequence MAGGPRTPDAAGPAKIRVMIVDDIAETRDNIEKLLFFEKDIEVVAKASTGREALALAKQHRPDVVLMDINMPDMDGIAATEALLSQVPEAQVIMMSVQGEQDYLRRAMLAGAREFLPKPIGAEELYSAIRHVHRLASTQRRYITTAPPGAGGSGEDEGAHGQVIAVFSPKGGTGTSSIACNLAVALRLLTNKKVALVDGNLTFGDVGAILNLVSSKTIADLVNRISELDRDLLNDVMATHASQVKVLLAPPNPQTGELVTSDHLRAILEMMKKEFDYVIVDTQASFQDRALAALDMSDRIVALMTLEIPCIKNIKLFLEVAELLEYPKEKIVLVLNKADNRLGMRVENVEANIQHKVALQIANAGHEMTLAVNQGVPLVISKRDLPTAKDIVALAKLLSSGLAAQTATTAKKTEKAPEKSGLFGKLLARR is encoded by the coding sequence ATGGCAGGAGGACCGCGAACCCCCGACGCCGCAGGTCCGGCAAAAATCCGGGTGATGATCGTTGACGATATCGCCGAAACACGCGATAACATCGAGAAACTCCTCTTCTTCGAGAAAGATATCGAGGTCGTCGCCAAAGCATCGACCGGGCGCGAAGCGCTGGCGCTCGCCAAACAGCACCGTCCCGACGTCGTATTGATGGACATCAACATGCCGGACATGGACGGGATCGCGGCGACCGAGGCGCTGTTGAGCCAGGTGCCCGAAGCGCAAGTCATCATGATGAGCGTGCAGGGAGAGCAGGATTACCTGCGCCGCGCTATGCTCGCCGGCGCGCGCGAATTCCTGCCCAAGCCCATCGGCGCTGAAGAACTCTACAGTGCAATCCGTCACGTCCATCGCCTGGCAAGCACCCAGCGGCGTTATATCACGACGGCGCCGCCGGGAGCAGGCGGATCGGGTGAGGATGAAGGCGCACACGGACAGGTTATTGCGGTCTTCAGTCCGAAAGGCGGCACAGGCACATCGTCAATTGCCTGCAATCTGGCAGTCGCATTGCGCCTGCTGACCAACAAGAAAGTCGCGCTTGTCGACGGCAACCTGACGTTTGGGGATGTCGGCGCGATCCTGAACCTGGTGTCGTCCAAAACGATTGCCGACCTGGTCAATCGTATCAGCGAACTGGACCGCGACCTGCTCAACGATGTGATGGCGACCCACGCCTCGCAGGTGAAAGTGCTGCTGGCGCCACCCAATCCACAGACCGGCGAACTGGTCACATCGGATCATCTGCGCGCGATTCTGGAGATGATGAAGAAAGAGTTCGACTATGTTATCGTCGATACACAGGCATCGTTTCAAGATCGTGCGCTGGCGGCGCTCGATATGTCCGACCGGATCGTGGCGCTGATGACCCTCGAAATCCCGTGCATCAAGAATATCAAACTGTTCCTCGAAGTGGCAGAACTGCTGGAGTATCCCAAGGAAAAAATCGTTCTGGTGCTGAACAAAGCCGATAATCGGCTCGGTATGCGCGTCGAGAATGTCGAAGCGAATATTCAGCACAAAGTTGCGCTGCAAATTGCCAACGCCGGTCACGAAATGACGCTGGCGGTCAATCAGGGAGTGCCGCTGGTCATTTCCAAGCGCGACCTTCCCACCGCAAAAGATATTGTGGCGCTGGCGAAACTGCTGAGCAGCGGGCTAGCGGCGCAAACCGCCACGACGGCGAAGAAAACCGAGAAAGCGCCCGAGAAATCAGGGCTGTTTGGCAAATTACTGGCGCGGCGCTGA
- a CDS encoding VWA domain-containing protein: protein MKRRLLHHRTEGQNIVLLAGILALLVGMAALAVDLGVTYAEQRNIVRGTNAASLAGMNRLISGGRDADVALAIYESLRSNGIQVTVPGESPQPGDRAFEALYLGSDGAPIPGACSRVGACGSQRPQGVKYIQIDLKGNVDTYFARLFGQSTLPVGATAYASVGACATGYYPIGVRTTVGGQPMFDEYGFANYDGFYEDETYAQLRYQRLYLRTENNPNGGFSLLRWRNDIPAGNANALAEMLTGDGTYSRGYAEAPWPEIASGTDGPTRPDSYPFEPNTINTADWVYGNVFGGNPFNANVINQLDTLKRNRTLMTLPMYRFDNGSLSNPTYYLERFGAFLLVDYGVDTDGRAPDGPWMELAYVREGGQCANLVTGAPPTNNFTVGGSVTYTPRYQTYPDLNRPVQFLLILDVSGSMSWTFDGRGVQNGQTVFCTNPSQGCVSVQTAWPNAQERRIYTAKQVLRSFVAQIDQDRQSGLRPYDTVRLVTFSGRLGSFVNSSGAVGDNNRALNDLTEVLPAGWTNDRATLEAAINSAGMVDGDPYMTAGATPSAVAFARASQVFANAPERAPNGMKYRRVVIFVTDGVANVLRNGMQNNYGEGCQLGAENVGCQMGDPLPDGSLRPLNAMVAEAQALKEAYIRPSDGSVYVVALSGTFEATGLNLVASQPDYVKRADRSEELQQIFDDIQVSAIQGDCTPSQGELRDSMAPSEVPTDLRPELTDRIVGQVTLTDANNNVREAWITADPITRKLSYAFTNVPPGQYTLRAWLGYRAPQDGISRDKYELLVRGPDVTTEITVQVSAGRSLGGVIGVPISLDLNDSVCPALS from the coding sequence ATGAAAAGACGTTTGCTTCATCACAGGACAGAAGGGCAGAATATCGTCCTGCTCGCCGGCATTCTGGCATTGCTGGTCGGCATGGCGGCCCTGGCTGTCGACCTCGGCGTCACCTACGCCGAGCAGCGGAACATCGTGCGCGGCACGAACGCGGCGTCGCTGGCGGGCATGAATCGCCTGATCAGCGGCGGTCGCGATGCTGATGTCGCCCTTGCGATCTATGAATCGCTTCGCTCGAACGGCATCCAGGTCACCGTGCCGGGCGAGTCGCCGCAACCCGGCGACCGCGCGTTCGAGGCGCTCTACCTGGGAAGCGATGGCGCGCCGATCCCCGGCGCGTGCAGTCGCGTCGGCGCCTGCGGCTCGCAACGTCCGCAGGGGGTGAAGTATATTCAGATCGACCTCAAGGGCAATGTCGATACCTACTTTGCGCGCCTCTTCGGTCAGAGCACCCTGCCGGTCGGCGCTACGGCATACGCCAGCGTCGGCGCCTGCGCCACCGGATACTACCCCATCGGTGTGCGCACGACAGTCGGCGGGCAGCCGATGTTCGATGAGTATGGGTTCGCCAATTACGACGGCTTCTATGAAGACGAGACCTATGCTCAATTGCGCTATCAGCGCCTCTATCTGCGCACCGAAAACAACCCGAATGGCGGGTTTAGCCTGCTGCGCTGGCGCAACGACATCCCTGCCGGCAATGCCAATGCGCTTGCGGAGATGCTGACCGGCGACGGCACCTATAGCCGGGGGTACGCCGAAGCGCCCTGGCCCGAAATCGCCAGCGGAACGGACGGTCCGACCCGCCCTGACTCCTATCCGTTCGAGCCGAATACGATCAACACGGCGGACTGGGTGTATGGTAATGTCTTCGGCGGCAATCCCTTCAATGCGAATGTGATCAATCAACTCGATACGCTGAAGCGCAATCGCACCCTGATGACTCTGCCGATGTATCGCTTCGATAACGGCAGTCTTTCCAACCCGACGTACTACCTCGAGCGCTTTGGCGCCTTCCTGCTGGTTGATTACGGTGTGGATACCGATGGGCGGGCGCCCGACGGTCCTTGGATGGAACTGGCTTACGTGCGCGAAGGCGGGCAGTGCGCCAACCTCGTCACCGGTGCGCCGCCAACCAACAACTTCACCGTCGGCGGCAGCGTGACCTATACGCCACGCTATCAGACCTACCCGGACCTCAATCGCCCGGTGCAGTTCCTACTCATCCTCGACGTGTCCGGTTCGATGTCGTGGACGTTCGATGGGCGCGGCGTGCAGAATGGGCAAACCGTCTTCTGCACCAACCCGTCTCAAGGGTGCGTCTCGGTGCAAACGGCATGGCCCAACGCGCAGGAACGCCGGATCTATACTGCGAAGCAGGTGCTGCGCTCGTTCGTGGCACAGATCGATCAGGATCGGCAGAGCGGTCTCCGACCGTATGATACCGTGCGCCTCGTGACCTTCAGCGGACGCCTGGGCAGCTTTGTCAACAGCAGCGGCGCCGTCGGCGACAATAATCGCGCGTTGAACGACCTGACCGAGGTGCTGCCTGCCGGTTGGACGAATGACCGCGCGACATTGGAAGCGGCGATCAATAGTGCCGGTATGGTGGACGGCGATCCGTATATGACGGCAGGCGCAACGCCCAGCGCCGTCGCCTTTGCCCGCGCCAGCCAGGTGTTCGCCAACGCTCCCGAACGCGCGCCCAACGGGATGAAGTATCGCCGCGTGGTGATTTTCGTGACCGACGGTGTGGCGAATGTGTTGCGCAATGGTATGCAGAATAACTACGGTGAGGGGTGCCAGTTGGGCGCTGAGAACGTCGGTTGCCAGATGGGCGATCCGCTGCCGGACGGCAGCCTGCGACCGCTCAATGCGATGGTCGCAGAGGCGCAGGCGCTCAAGGAGGCGTATATCCGCCCCAGCGACGGTTCGGTCTATGTGGTGGCGCTGAGCGGCACATTCGAGGCGACCGGTCTGAACCTCGTCGCCAGCCAGCCGGACTATGTCAAGCGCGCCGACCGGTCCGAGGAGTTGCAGCAGATTTTCGACGACATCCAGGTTTCGGCGATCCAGGGCGATTGTACGCCATCCCAGGGTGAACTGCGCGACTCGATGGCGCCCTCCGAGGTGCCGACCGACCTGCGACCGGAATTGACCGATCGGATCGTTGGACAGGTGACGCTCACCGATGCCAATAACAATGTGCGCGAGGCATGGATTACGGCCGATCCGATCACGCGCAAACTGTCGTATGCGTTCACGAACGTTCCGCCGGGCCAGTATACGCTGCGCGCCTGGCTCGGCTATCGCGCGCCGCAGGATGGTATCTCGCGCGATAAGTACGAACTGCTGGTGCGCGGACCGGATGTGACGACCGAAATCACGGTGCAGGTCAGCGCCGGTCGCAGTCTCGGCGGCGTCATCGGCGTGCCGATCTCGCTCGACCTGAACGACAGCGTCTGCCCGGCATTGTCGTAA
- a CDS encoding Kelch repeat-containing protein — MTHTTRLSGTMRVLMLIAALLTALAIIPSAPADASVIRFVALDDTQPEFGAGARILTSVVPSTLNNDPIPGQVTEPYAGAKTGSQGALALAAIRALRWGQIPDSPLPAARTEVGAAVIGNTIWVVGGSSAGGTTYHDTVYRGTVNTNYGQPGAGVITWATSTPLPSVSHWDTAPYNNSLSARTNAAVAARRTGGNAGNLYVIGGAVAPGSTFSSNSVLVGDVDTNGNLTWRNPSSPYRLPATVGLEGARAFVHTTTAGKTFLYVVGGIKDQAGPTPPTMSNVVYYAEINADGSLSLGSNNRTWSQTSLPAGVSDTAVTVGRYTKDDGTVQDMFFIYGGRNNASNENLDTNTVLKGVINPTTGAITWEDSTTGGNAVLPANRNGHGAVEFNGSIYVIGGRTGGTINRNGYASYIDPTNLGLFKDGTLNFYQDDFGALPSSAAPGRRNPGVVLVPTSNPNYAFAYLIGGTDGSAPSSQVFRATIGPSDDQTFYPTTGYYYSKPFSMLDLVNEQQATVRKMTWLTNIDAANGGDIRLEYRVYSPSSGNCNDTEGGWSEVRDPDAGSGRFSKFNPSGAAYAINTQEYGEGQRLPPGNCFQYRATFTRGTAQNASPVLLRLGMEVIIPGNPDLNWPNNAVTTTQNADNTTRGVEVRLRNQNQINPPTQPANVCHASQPGCNPEGTFYVDVFIFPPGVTPIMPTLPLFAPGGNSLSNPALAPYHRACLQIPKWVMQKDVTFTIAETFRWSDIKTVGIDGCVSAATNARNNTGKILRDFFDQGSGTYKVILVADSHTDLKGLVYESDAADGNHPAELNNVSAIFDVPFVAGGAPPPDGPAPPPDEPPTRVFLPLVMR; from the coding sequence ATGACTCATACGACCCGTCTGTCGGGCACGATGCGCGTGCTGATGTTGATCGCTGCGTTGTTGACTGCTCTCGCGATCATCCCGTCCGCCCCGGCGGATGCCAGTGTGATCAGGTTTGTGGCGCTCGATGATACGCAACCGGAGTTTGGCGCCGGCGCGCGCATTCTAACGTCGGTCGTGCCTTCGACTCTCAATAACGATCCGATTCCCGGGCAGGTGACCGAACCTTACGCCGGCGCCAAAACCGGCAGTCAGGGCGCACTGGCGCTCGCCGCCATTCGCGCTCTCCGCTGGGGGCAAATCCCGGATAGCCCGCTCCCGGCGGCGCGCACCGAAGTCGGCGCGGCGGTGATCGGCAATACGATCTGGGTGGTTGGCGGATCATCAGCAGGTGGAACGACCTACCACGATACCGTCTACCGCGGCACGGTCAACACCAACTATGGGCAACCCGGCGCCGGCGTGATTACGTGGGCGACGTCCACACCGTTGCCATCGGTCAGCCACTGGGATACGGCACCGTACAATAACTCGCTCTCAGCGCGCACCAACGCCGCCGTCGCCGCGCGACGCACTGGCGGCAATGCCGGCAATCTGTACGTCATCGGCGGCGCAGTGGCCCCCGGCAGCACGTTTTCCAGCAACTCGGTGCTGGTCGGCGATGTTGATACGAACGGCAACCTGACGTGGCGCAACCCGTCATCGCCTTACCGTCTACCTGCCACTGTCGGGCTTGAAGGCGCGCGCGCGTTCGTGCATACAACCACCGCAGGCAAAACCTTCCTCTACGTCGTCGGCGGGATCAAAGATCAGGCAGGACCTACCCCTCCGACAATGTCAAACGTCGTCTACTACGCCGAGATCAACGCCGACGGCAGCCTGAGTCTCGGCAGCAACAATCGCACCTGGAGCCAGACGTCATTGCCGGCGGGGGTGAGCGATACTGCCGTGACCGTCGGGCGTTACACCAAAGACGACGGAACCGTTCAGGATATGTTCTTCATCTACGGCGGGCGAAATAACGCCAGCAATGAGAACCTCGACACGAACACCGTCCTCAAGGGAGTGATCAATCCGACCACCGGCGCGATCACGTGGGAGGACAGCACGACCGGAGGAAACGCCGTGCTCCCTGCCAACCGCAACGGTCACGGCGCCGTCGAGTTCAACGGCTCGATCTATGTCATCGGCGGGCGCACCGGCGGCACAATCAATCGTAACGGGTATGCGTCGTATATCGATCCGACCAATCTTGGTCTCTTCAAGGACGGGACGCTCAACTTCTATCAGGACGATTTCGGCGCGCTGCCGTCCTCTGCCGCTCCCGGACGGCGCAACCCGGGTGTCGTGCTCGTGCCGACGAGCAATCCGAACTACGCCTTCGCATATCTGATCGGCGGGACGGACGGCAGTGCACCTTCCAGTCAGGTGTTCCGCGCAACCATCGGACCCAGCGACGACCAGACCTTCTACCCGACGACCGGCTACTACTACTCGAAGCCCTTCTCAATGCTCGACCTGGTCAATGAGCAGCAGGCGACCGTGCGCAAGATGACGTGGCTGACCAACATTGATGCGGCGAACGGCGGCGACATCCGGCTCGAATACCGCGTCTACTCGCCATCGAGCGGCAACTGCAACGACACCGAAGGCGGGTGGAGCGAAGTGAGAGACCCTGACGCGGGGAGCGGGCGCTTCTCGAAATTCAATCCATCCGGCGCTGCGTATGCAATCAATACGCAAGAATATGGCGAGGGTCAACGATTGCCGCCGGGCAACTGCTTCCAGTACCGCGCCACCTTTACGCGCGGCACGGCGCAGAACGCTTCGCCGGTGCTCTTGCGCCTTGGCATGGAAGTCATCATTCCCGGCAACCCGGACCTCAACTGGCCCAACAACGCCGTCACCACGACCCAGAACGCCGACAACACCACGCGAGGGGTTGAGGTGCGTCTGCGCAACCAGAACCAGATCAACCCGCCGACCCAACCGGCGAATGTGTGCCATGCTTCGCAACCGGGATGCAACCCGGAGGGCACATTCTACGTCGATGTCTTCATCTTCCCGCCGGGCGTCACGCCGATCATGCCGACGCTGCCGCTGTTTGCGCCAGGCGGCAACAGCCTGAGCAACCCGGCGCTCGCGCCGTACCACCGCGCCTGTCTGCAAATCCCGAAATGGGTAATGCAGAAGGATGTCACCTTTACCATTGCCGAAACATTCCGCTGGAGCGACATCAAGACGGTGGGCATCGATGGGTGCGTCTCCGCCGCGACGAACGCCAGAAACAACACCGGCAAAATCTTGCGCGATTTCTTCGATCAGGGCAGCGGAACATACAAAGTCATTCTGGTGGCCGACTCGCACACCGACCTGAAAGGACTGGTCTACGAGTCGGACGCGGCGGACGGCAACCATCCGGCAGAATTGAACAACGTGAGCGCCATCTTCGACGTGCCCTTCGTCGCCGGCGGCGCACCGCCACCAGACGGACCCGCGCCGCCGCCGGACGAACCGCCCACCCGTGTCTTCCTACCGCTCGTCATGCGCTAG
- a CDS encoding SAF domain-containing protein, whose translation MRRGGLLLLLGVVIAAAAALLFFFFFQTPPAPETTALPQEPTPVPLRKVVAARVDIPANTVLTDTETLLTLRDIPEPEYNAAPDQYFTSVGELTTKVTLRALNATEIIRARDLTDAGLSFQVPPPDTIDAPRNKVFPLEVGNLTGVADQIRPGDSVDLVMTYEIRRLIIRPSLTTDPETGQLVVTPIEETLVDRVTKTMVQNVQVLRVLKPAIPQDTGTPTPGGAQGEPAPPPSSAQQQGDTYVPGAQWILLLAMTDQEAEIVKFTLDQQDPKPQITLVLRGRDDGDIEETTGITLRLLTSRYGLPLPEPLQPLALAPEEITPGPARPTPTSFPQP comes from the coding sequence ATGAGGCGAGGAGGTCTCCTGCTGCTGCTCGGCGTAGTGATTGCCGCAGCTGCAGCGCTGCTCTTCTTCTTCTTTTTCCAGACCCCGCCGGCGCCTGAGACAACCGCTCTGCCACAGGAGCCGACCCCGGTGCCACTCCGCAAAGTCGTCGCCGCGCGTGTCGATATTCCGGCGAACACGGTGCTGACCGACACCGAGACATTGCTGACGCTGCGCGACATTCCCGAGCCGGAGTACAACGCCGCGCCCGATCAGTATTTCACCAGCGTCGGTGAACTGACGACGAAAGTGACCCTGCGGGCGCTCAACGCGACGGAAATCATCCGCGCACGCGACCTGACCGACGCCGGGCTGTCGTTTCAGGTGCCCCCTCCCGACACAATCGACGCGCCGCGCAACAAAGTGTTTCCGCTCGAAGTCGGCAACCTGACCGGCGTCGCCGATCAGATCCGTCCGGGTGACTCGGTGGACCTGGTGATGACCTATGAAATCCGCCGATTGATCATTCGACCATCGCTGACCACCGACCCGGAGACCGGGCAGTTGGTCGTCACGCCAATCGAAGAAACCCTTGTGGATCGCGTCACGAAAACCATGGTGCAGAACGTGCAGGTGCTGCGTGTCCTGAAGCCTGCCATTCCGCAGGACACCGGCACGCCGACGCCTGGCGGAGCGCAGGGGGAGCCGGCGCCGCCGCCATCGAGCGCCCAGCAACAGGGCGATACGTATGTGCCGGGGGCGCAGTGGATTCTCCTGCTGGCAATGACCGACCAGGAAGCCGAAATCGTCAAGTTCACGCTCGATCAGCAGGACCCGAAGCCGCAGATTACACTGGTACTGCGCGGGCGCGACGATGGCGACATCGAGGAGACGACCGGCATCACGTTGCGCCTGCTGACCAGTCGCTACGGGTTGCCGTTGCCCGAGCCGCTGCAACCGCTGGCGCTGGCGCCGGAAGAAATCACGCCGGGACCGGCGCGCCCGACGCCAACGTCGTTCCCGCAGCCATAA
- a CDS encoding CpaF family protein: protein MSLLKRIGGTPGATGQLPNTPAVGGAAAARPGAPVAPRREEENSIIELRQRVQQRLINELDPRLDLSNVARVRQQVEEIFNTILDSENIVLSRSERARLFESIAADILGFGPLQELLNDPEISEIMVNGPRKVYVEKRGKIQLSDVTFVDEQHVLRVIDRIVAPLGRRIDESSPMVDARLPDGSRVNAVIRPIALCGPTISIRKFRKEGITIEDLIRFGSLTREMAEFLSACVRASLNIVVSGGTGSGKTTMLNVLSSFIPDDERIITVENAAELQLRQEHVVPLESRPPNVEGKGEISIRDLVINTLRMRPERIVVGECRGGEALEMLQAMNTGHDGSMTTLHANSPRDAIARIETMCLMAGMDLPVRAIREQIASAVNLIVQLARLKDGSRKVIYITEVQGMEGDVVVLSDIFVFEQQGIDERGKIIGQLKPTGIRPRFIDRFEERNIYLPPNIFGYSSGSFF, encoded by the coding sequence ATGTCGCTCTTGAAACGCATCGGTGGAACTCCCGGCGCAACCGGACAACTTCCGAACACACCGGCCGTCGGCGGCGCAGCGGCGGCTCGTCCTGGCGCTCCGGTCGCCCCGCGCCGTGAGGAAGAGAATAGCATCATCGAACTGCGGCAGCGCGTTCAGCAGCGCCTGATCAATGAACTCGACCCGCGCCTCGACCTTTCCAACGTCGCCAGAGTGCGGCAGCAGGTCGAGGAGATTTTCAATACGATCCTTGACAGCGAAAATATTGTTCTGTCGCGGTCGGAGCGCGCGCGCCTGTTCGAGTCGATTGCTGCCGATATTCTCGGCTTCGGACCGCTCCAGGAATTGCTCAACGATCCGGAGATTTCCGAGATTATGGTCAATGGTCCCAGGAAGGTCTATGTCGAAAAGCGCGGCAAGATTCAGTTGAGCGACGTCACGTTCGTCGATGAACAGCACGTCCTGCGAGTCATCGACCGGATCGTCGCTCCGCTTGGTCGCCGGATCGATGAGTCTTCGCCAATGGTCGATGCGCGCCTCCCGGATGGCAGCCGTGTGAATGCGGTGATCCGCCCGATTGCGCTCTGTGGACCAACGATCAGTATTCGGAAGTTTCGCAAGGAAGGCATTACGATTGAAGACCTGATTCGCTTCGGCTCGCTGACCCGCGAAATGGCGGAGTTTCTGTCGGCATGCGTCCGCGCATCGCTCAATATCGTGGTTTCCGGCGGCACCGGTTCGGGCAAGACGACCATGCTCAATGTGCTCTCGTCGTTCATTCCCGACGATGAACGCATTATCACGGTCGAGAATGCCGCAGAATTGCAGTTGCGCCAGGAGCACGTCGTGCCGCTCGAGTCGCGTCCGCCAAATGTCGAGGGCAAGGGCGAGATCAGCATTCGCGATCTGGTGATCAATACCCTGCGTATGCGCCCGGAACGCATCGTCGTCGGCGAGTGTCGCGGCGGTGAGGCGCTGGAAATGCTCCAGGCGATGAATACCGGTCACGACGGGTCGATGACCACGCTGCACGCGAACTCGCCACGCGACGCGATTGCGCGTATCGAAACGATGTGCCTGATGGCCGGTATGGACCTGCCGGTGCGCGCTATCCGTGAGCAGATTGCGTCGGCGGTGAATTTGATCGTTCAACTGGCGCGCCTGAAAGATGGATCGCGCAAGGTGATCTACATTACCGAAGTGCAAGGCATGGAGGGCGATGTTGTCGTGCTGTCGGACATTTTTGTGTTCGAGCAGCAGGGGATCGATGAGCGCGGCAAGATCATCGGTCAACTGAAGCCGACCGGCATCCGCCCGCGATTTATCGACCGTTTCGAGGAACGCAATATTTATCTGCCGCCAAATATTTTTGGCTACAGCAGCGGATCGTTCTTCTAG